AACTGCGCTACGTTGGAGTAGGTAATTATTATCTCCTGCGGCCTATTTGCTTTCTCAGCAACAAGCTTTTCCTTGTTGGCCAAAATAAGCATGCGGCAGCTTGTGACATATATCTTTAGGGTGGGCTCTTTCTGctcttctccccccaccctcttCCACTCTCCCTCGCAAGTTGAGAAGTCCACGAAGTCTCGTGAAATTCAAGAGCTAGTGTTTCCACCGCAAAAGGAGAGTCAGGCCGGGCGGAGGGGCCTTGGGGCTAGGCCGCGAGCTGCTGCCCCACCAAAGGGCTCTGCGTCCTTACCTGCGCATCCGTGAGACCCAGCATTGCGGCCAGCTGCTTTCGGTCTGGCTTGGTCACGTACTTCTGAATCTCAAACCTTTTCTCCAGACCTTTTCTCTGCAGGTTAGAGAAGACTGCCCGAGACCACGAGCGCTTTCTCTTGTACGTCTGAGGCATGGTGTCCTTCGTGAGCACGGCGTAGGGACCTGCCAGCAGGTGGGAGCCAGAACAGGAGAGAGACAGGAGGGCCCGGTTAGTGCTCCGTCCGCGGCCTGCGCGCCTGGGACTCACACGATGCTTAAAATTGTTTTGCCTGAACAATCGGCTCGGCGCTGAAAGCCCTTTCAGGCAGGCACGGAATGGCCTCTCTAAAGAGGAAACTTAGGACTCTTAAGACCATAGGCGGAAGGCCTAACAGGAGTGTGGAGTGGACAAGCCCGGGATTTCGTCGGTTAATTCCAAAGGAAAGACATAAACCGAAGCGTGGCCATCAGTCATTCTCAGAGTGGGCGAAAATAACCCTCGGGCCTAAAGGATCCAAAGATGACAGCCTCGATTCTCTActcgtgtgtgtctgtgtgtgtgtgtgtgtgtgcactcacatccGTGCCCAGGTGCGGAAAAGTGTCTGAGGTCACTCCAAAATGTGCCTACGTTAACAAGCAACATCATTTGCTGCATTTTCAAACCACCCTTTAGGGAGAAATGACTAGGGAAAGGCCCCTCCCCAtcacccccacctgccccccacaCACTTTCTTGACTCCCCAAACTCCCCCATCCCCCAGGCTACAAAAGACTGATCTAGCTTCCTGGGaaatctttcactttctctctggaAGCGGCAGCGTCCAGCATCAACTCTAGGATTGCTAAACCGCGGCTTGCACGTGAAACTCCAATAGATGTGCTGGCGGTCGACCTAAGCGTGAAGCGGGCGCTTGGGAGGGTTTCCGTACCTGGAAACGTGTCTTGAAACTGATGTTGAACTGAATTTCTCGGGTTCGAGCTTAAGGGACTCAGGATGGCAGAGGCCTCATTAATGGGATCTAGAGACGTGAAGAACTGGCCGGCGGAGGGCTGCAGGCCGGGAAGATGCACCCCCGTGGGCCGCCCGCCGGTGAGCAGCGACGTGAGATCTGGGGACAAGGGAAAAGAAGAGGTGTTATCCCTCCACAGACCCACACTCGCACTCTCTGGGATTTGTTTCTCTCTGCCGCCCAACACCCCCTCCATTCCGCTTTCCTGGAGCGAAGTCGTGAGAGATCTCTGTCTCCAGCCCCCAAGACGCCTCTCTCCGGACACTGGCCAAAGGGCAGTGCAGGAAATGTTCCTGTGTGTGCCCTGTAGGTCCACATCCATGCGTATAACTAGGAAGGGCTTTTGGCAAAGAGGCCTAAACAAGACACATTCAGGTGTCTTCCAAGAATTCCATAGAACTAAACCGTCTCCCCCAAAGAAGCCCTCACTCTGCTCTCTCCTCTTGGGAGTTCAGTCAGTATTGTTCATCTATAGTCCTTCGGTGGAATCGCACCAGAAATCAGACCAAAGGAGGCGAAAATGTTCCCCAAAAGGGCTTTTCCTGTCCAATAATATAGTTCTCTCTCCAGATATGTGATTAAAGAGACACACAGATGATAGTCCTTTGAGCAAATATTTACACCGATCATTTTTATGAATATTGATTCTGTGACTGTGTGTTTTTAAAGCATCCCTGGATTCTTctgggtgttttttgtttctaACGTAGAGCAAGTGAGTTCTAAACCTAATGCTTCACAGTCTCCTTACAACTCATTTCCTTTTCCCTCATTTTACCAACTTGTTCTTAATCCTAAAAACACTCAAAGGCATCCCAAACCGCCCCAGGGATCGGCGAGTGcgtcagttccctgatcagaggcCTGCAGCCTCTCTCCCAAGACCTACCTCTCAGTGTGTTGCCTTCCTTGACTTTAGGGTCAAATTCTGCAGACAAAATGCGGTCAATTCCAAACTTGAGGTCCTTGCTGGAGGGGGCCGGGGCGGAGCCGCTCTGGTGGGGATTAGGGACCACCCGCGACCCGGAGGCCGGGGGCTGCAAGGCGCCAGCCCGGGGTAGAGGCGGAGGCTGTTGCTGCTGcggttgttgctgctgctgttgttgctgtgggtgatggtggtggtaagcGGCTGAGAGCGGGGACAGTCGCTGAGGGAAGCCAGCAGGGACTTCGGAGGGCGCCACCACCGGGGTGGGTCGAAGCGGGGATCTGGCGGCAGCTTGGAAAGAGGCGTGCGGGTGAGCCGATCCCAAGTGCGCGGTGAGGGCAGCAGCCGAGGCCCCCGCCAGACCCTCAGGGGTCGCCCCGGGCTCCCCAACACCCGCGTGCAGGATGTCCGCGATGCAGAAGGAGGGTTTCTTGACGGCGGCGGGgtccagaggaaaggagcagccGCCGGGGCCAGCAGAGGAGCAGTAGGCGGCCGACCAGAGGCTGAAGTTGGACGCGTAGAAGGGAGCCAGCCCGGCGGCGAACATCCTGGCGGGGTGCGCCGAGAGGCCGCCGCGGCCTGGCTCGGccgggtggatgggtgggtgcgCGGGGAGAGGAGCTAAGTCCAGGAGGAGGCGGCAGCCCCGCTGGGGACGCTCCGCTTATTCGTCTCCGTCCGAACTGCAGACAGGCCAGGGAGCCCTAGCGCCACCGAGGGAGGAGGCTAGGGCCGGATCCAGGCCGGCCGGCCACAGCCTCGGCCCCTGGCCTCACTTTAAAGGCGGCGCGGCGCCCGCGCTCCCCGCGGGCTGGAAGGCGAACCAGGGGCGCTGGAGCGGCTAGGCGGGCGGGGGCCGCGGCTGCACGAACGCCAGGGAAGCCGGGTAGACGGGAATCGGGCACCGAAAGAAACACCCAAACAGCTAAGCCTTAAGagctaaatttaaaataacaacaataataatccgttagtttggaaaaaaaaaaaaaataagagaggggaaaaaaaaaaactcctctcTAAAAACTCCCAAAGTTTTGGCAGGAGCTTTCGAGTCAGACCCAGGGTAGGACCTCGATCCGAGCGCTCATTGGCCACGCTGGCGACCAATGGGGAGTGGGAAACGGAGGGGAACTGGGAAAGGGGGCGTGGCCTGCCCCCCTCGGCCACGCCCCGGCCACGCCAAACTGTTTGCTGCTGCCGCGTGGGCTGAGCTGCGTTAGGCGCGCACTCTGCAAAGAGCAGGGGCCCGAACCGCTGTTCCAGGGAGTCCTAACCTCCCACTAACTTCTACGGCTCCGAATCGGCACCAGGCGCGGAGAGTTGGCCACAGCGCTCCTGGAGCGCTCTTTCAAGGAAACTGGTGCTCCTGCCTATTTTCGAGGGTACAAAGCCGGCCTCCTAGAACGCTGACGGCGCCCAAGGTTTCCCTCCTCTCTTTACTTCTCTCGGGCCCGATTTTTCTCCAGTCGGCCTCTATCCCCGAGAGTAGGTGTCCTCTACCAAGCTCAGTCTTTCTTGGGTCCCGGCCCCCGAGCGGCCCTGCCCTGGGCTGTCGCGCGCCAGTGCAGCGACACTaagccccaccccccccacctcgCCCCCCGCAACTGAGCGCCTCTTCTGCTTCCCGGCCGCGGAGATCCtcagggaagagaggaggggcGGTCGCAAATGAGCTTTATTCTGAGCTGTCACACACTGACAACTTGAACGAGTAACTTTTCAAACAAAATAAGACGGATGTCTCCGAACGCCTCTCTTGGACGCAGCCAAAccttctccccactccacccGCCCCCTCCGCCCCGAGCCTCAGGGACAACCAAACAGGCCGCCGTCCCGAAACCGGGAGCGCGGCACGCGCGTCCCCTCCTCCGCTGCACCTTGTAGGAAATGTCACCCTCCCTCCTCCGCCACATCCCCGATCACGTGGCGTCCGTTGTTTTGCAAGTGCCCACAAGAGTCGATTTCCTTGGGGTTAAATGCTGCTTTCATTTGCTGCGACTGTTTCCCCAGGGAACCCCTTAGGCCTGGTCGCAGGGAAAGCTGCAGTGGGCGGACTATTCGCAATTGGGGTCTTTGCAGCACAGAGTCGGTGTAGTGGGGGGTTTCTGCAACATCAATGTCTCTATTTTAAGAATTCGTTCTCTTTTAAATTAGAGTCAGAATGGatttccccacccctctcccaaaCAAACCACAGGCCACCCAGATGAGTTCTTCTTGCacattttcaggaagaaaataaaatgatactaaTAATGAAGCCACGAAATCTTTTGTTTTCGATTGTGCTAATAAGCATCTGCTAATAGAACTTCCGT
The genomic region above belongs to Odocoileus virginianus isolate 20LAN1187 ecotype Illinois chromosome 11, Ovbor_1.2, whole genome shotgun sequence and contains:
- the HLX gene encoding H2.0-like homeobox protein; this encodes MFAAGLAPFYASNFSLWSAAYCSSAGPGGCSFPLDPAAVKKPSFCIADILHAGVGEPGATPEGLAGASAAALTAHLGSAHPHASFQAAARSPLRPTPVVAPSEVPAGFPQRLSPLSAAYHHHHPQQQQQQQQPQQQQPPPLPRAGALQPPASGSRVVPNPHQSGSAPAPSSKDLKFGIDRILSAEFDPKVKEGNTLRDLTSLLTGGRPTGVHLPGLQPSAGQFFTSLDPINEASAILSPLSSNPRNSVQHQFQDTFPGPYAVLTKDTMPQTYKRKRSWSRAVFSNLQRKGLEKRFEIQKYVTKPDRKQLAAMLGLTDAQVKVWFQNRRMKWRHSKEAQAQKDKDKEAGEKPSGGAPAADGEPEERSPSRSEGEAESESSDPESLDMAPSDTERTEGAERALHQTTVIKASAAGALLAASSGGPGGSGGGGGFNFGGLSSGSTTSAGSSGSHSSGGASELLPAPQPALSSAPKSPEPVPAPLGGL